A stretch of the Vitis riparia cultivar Riparia Gloire de Montpellier isolate 1030 chromosome 13, EGFV_Vit.rip_1.0, whole genome shotgun sequence genome encodes the following:
- the LOC117927792 gene encoding putative disease resistance protein RGA4, translated as MAEQIPFSIAESLLTKLGSIALQEIGLVHGVHKELRKLENTLYTIKAVLVDAEKQQQEEKSRAVESWVRRLKDVVYDADDLLDDFAVQHLRPKNDMQRGIARQVSRLFTSKSQLAFRLKMGHRIKDIRLRFDEIANDISKFNFLPRPMIDVGVENRGRETHSFVLTSEIIGRDENKEDIVELLMPSGNEENLSIVAIVGMGGLGKTTLAQLVYNDERVLKYFEIRIWVCVSDNFDTKTLVKKILKSTTNEVVGDLELDILKNQLHEKLNQKRYLLVLDDVWNDDFESWDQLRILLTVGAKGSKILVTTRSAKVASAMKIDSPYVLEGLREDQSWDLFEKLTFRGQEKVCQSLVTIGKEIIKMCKGVPLVIRSLGSTLQFKAEKRHWLSIRNNENLMSLDVGDNILRVLKLSYDNLPVHLRQCFAYCGLFPKDHKIERRVLVQIWIAQGYIHTSDERHHLEDIGDQYFEELLSKSFFQEVEKDSYGNILSCKMHDLIHDLAQSVAGSECSFLKNDTGNAIGRVLERARHVSLVKALNSLQEVLKTKHLRTIFVFSHQEFPCDLACRSLRVLDLSRLGIEKVPISVGKLNHLRYLDLSYNEFDVLPNSVTSFHHLQTLRLFKCEELKALPRDMRKLINLRHLEIDGCSSLTHMPSGLGELSMLQHLPLFVLGNDKVDSRYDEIAGLTELKSLDHLRGELCIQSLENVRAVALESTEAILKGKQYLQSLRLNWWDLEANRSQDAELVMEGLQPHPNLKELYIYGYGGVRFPSWMMNNDLGLSLQNLVRIEIRRCDRCQDLPPFGQLPSLELLKLQDLTAVVYINESSSATDPFFPSLKRLELYELPNLKGWWRRDGTEEQVLSVPSFPCLSEFLIMGCHNLTSLQLPPSPCFSQLELEHCMNLKTLILPPFPCLSKLDISDCPELRSFLLPSSPCLSKLDISECLNLTSLELHSCPRLSELHICGCPNLTSLQLPSFPSLEELNLDNVSQELLLQLMFVSSSLKSVSISRIDDLISLSSEGLRCLTSLSNLLINDCHSLMHLSQGIQHLTALKGLRILQCRELDLSDKEDDDDTPFQGLRSLHHLHIQYIPKLVSLPKGLLQVTSLQSLTIGDCSGLATLPDWIGSLTSLKELQISDCPKLKSLPEEIRCLSTLQTLRISLCRHLSERSQMEIGEDWPKISHVPEIYINGQRQIAGYMDSCSSLSFKSTIHHTF; from the coding sequence ATGGCTGAGCAAATTCCATTTAGTATTGCAGAAAGCCTTTTAACAAAGCTGGGTTCCATTGCTCTTCAAGAAATCGGATTGGTGCATGGGGTCCATAAGGAGCTGAGGAAGCTTGAGAATACACTTTACACCATCAAAGCTGTACTCGTCGATGCTGAGAAGCAGCAGCAGGAGGAGAAGAGCCGAGCAGTAGAAAGTTGGGTGAGGAGGCTCAAAGATGTCGTCTATGATGCCGATGACTTGCTGGATGATTTTGCAGTCCAACACCTGCGACCAAAGAATGATATGCAAAGAGGAATTGCCAGACAAGTAAGCCGTCTCTTCACCTCTAAAAGTCAACTTGCGTTTCGCCTTAAGATGGGTCATAGAATTAAGGATATTAGACTACGGTTTGATGAAATTGCTAATGATATTTCCAAGTTTAATTTCCTTCCCAGACCCATGATAGATGTGGGTGTGGAGAATAGGGGGAGAGAGACTCATTCTTTTGTGTTGACGTCTGAAATTATTGGAAGAGATGAAAACAAAGAGGATATTGTGGAGTTGTTGATGCCATCTGGTAATGAAGAAAATCTTTCCATTGTCGCCATTGTTGGCATGGGAGGTTTAGGCAAGACCACCCTGGCCCAATTGGTATACAATGATGAGAGGGTGCTGAAATATTTCGAGATTAGGATTTGGGTTTGTGTTTCTGATAATTTTGATACAAAAACGctggttaaaaaaattttgaagtctACAACCAATGAAGTTGTGGGAGATTTGGAGTTGGATATTCTGAAAAATCAGCttcatgaaaaattaaatcagAAGAGGTACTTATTGGTACTGGATGACGTTTGGAATGACGACTTTGAAAGCTGGGATCAATTGAGAATTCTGCTGACTGTTGGTGCTAAAGGAAGTAAAATTCTGGTGACTACTCGAAGCGCAAAAGTCGCGTCGGCTATGAAAATCGATTCCCCATATGTTTTAGAAGGTTTGAGAGAAGATCAATCTTGGGATTTGTTTGAAAAACTGACTTTTAGGGGGCAGGAAAAAGTGTGTCAAAGCCTAGTAACAAtaggaaaagaaattataaagaTGTGTAAGGGAGTGCCATTGGTGATAAGAAGTTTAGGAAGCACACTGCAATTCAAGGCTGAAAAACGCCATTGGTTGTCCATTAggaataatgaaaatttgatgtcGCTTGATGTTGGAGATAACATCTTACGAGTTTTGAAGCTGAGCTATGATAATTTGCCGGTTCATTTGAGACAATGCTTTGCATATTGTGGGCTGTTTCCTAAAGATCATAAAATTGAGAGAAGAGTATTGGTCCAGATATGGATAGCACAGGGTTATATTCATACCTCGGATGAAAGACATCATTTGGAAGATATCGGTGATCAATACTTTGAGGAACTGTTGTCAAAATCCTTCTTTCAAGAGGTAGAAAAAGACAGTTATGGCAATATATTAAGCTGCAAAATGCATGATCTTATCCATGATCTCGCACAATCGGTGGCAGGATCTGAGTgctcctttttaaaaaatgatacgGGAAATGCAATAGGGAGGGTTTTGGAAAGAGCCCGTCATGTGTCACTGGTGAAAGCTTTGAATTCATTACAGGAGGTTCTGAAGACAAAGCACTTAAGAACCATTTTTGTGTTCTCTCATCAAGAGTTTCCATGTGATTTAGCATGTAGGTCGTTACGTGTGTTGGATCTAAGTCGACTGGGGATTGAGAAGGTGCCGATATCTGTTGGCAAATTGAATCATCTGAGGTATCTTGACCTTTCCTATAATGAGTTTGATGTGCTCCCCAATTCTGTTACAAGTTTCCACCATTTGCAGACACTGAGACTTTTTAAGTGTGAAGAACTTAAAGCATTGCCAAGAGACATGAGGAAATTGATCAATCTGAGACATCTTGAGATAGATGGATGCAGTAGTTTGACTCATATGCCTTCTGGCTTGGGAGAATTGAGTATGCTTCAACATCTACCATTATTTGTTCTTGGGAATGACAAAGTAGACTCCAGATATGATGAAATTGCTGGGCTAACTGAATTGAAATCCCTTGACCATCTGCGAGGAGAGCTTTGTATCCAATCTCTTGAGAATGTGAGGGCGGTTGCATTAGAATCCACTGAAGCAATTTTGAAGGGAAAGCAGTACCTTCAGTCCTTGAGATTAAATTGGTGGGATCTAGAAGCTAACAGGAGTCAGGATGCTGAGTTGGTGATGGAAGGCCTCCAACCGCACCCAAATCTCAAGGAGCTCTACATATATGGTTATGGAGGTGTGAGGTTCCCTAGTTGGATGATGAACAATGATCTGGGTTTGTCGCTTCAAAACCTAGTTCGTATTGAGATACGAAGATGTGACAGATGCCAAGATTTGCCACCTTTTGGTCAACTCCCTTCTCTTGAGCTTCTGAAGCTTCAGGATTTAACTGCGGTAGTGTACATAAATGAGTCTTCATCAGCAACTGATCCATTTTTCCCATCTCTCAAAAGACTCGAACTCTATGAGTTGCCTAATTTGAAGGGATGGTGGAGGAGGGATGGAACAGAAGAGCAAGTTCTGTCAGTACCTTCATTTCCTTGTCTCTCTGAATTTCTTATTATGGGTTGCCATAACTTAACATCCTTGCAACTGCCTCCATCTCCTTGTTTTTCTCAGTTAGAGCTCGAGCATTGCATGAACCTGAAAACCTTGATACTTCCCCCATTTCCTTGCCTTTCTAAGTTAGATATCAGTGACTGCCCTGAGTTGAGATCCTTTCTACTGCCTTCATCTCCATGCCTTTCTAAATTAGATATCAGTGAATGCCTTAACTTGACATCATTGGAGCTGCATTCGTGTCCTCGTCTTTCTGAATTACATATCTGTGGTTGTCCTAATTTGACATCCTTGCAACTACCGTCATTTCCTAGTCTTGAGGAACTAAACCTGGATAATGTTAGTCAGGAGCTACTGCTGCAGTTAATGTTTGTCTCTTCTTCATTGAAATCTGTGTCTATTTCAAGAATAGATGATCTTATATCTCTATCATCAGAAGGGCTGCGATGCCTCACTTCTCTCAGCAATTTGTTAATTAATGACTGTCATAGTCTGATGCATCTGTCTCAAgggattcaacatctcactgcTCTTAAGGGGCTACGGATTCTGCAATGCAGAGAGCTTGATTTGTCAGATaaagaggatgatgatgatacGCCATTCCAAGGACTTAGAAGCTTGCATCACCTGCACATCCAATATATTCCAAAGTTGGTCTCTCTTCCAAAAGGGCTTCTACAAGTCACCTCGCTCCAAAGTCTAACAATTGGCGACTGTTCTGGTTTGGCAACTTTACCAGACTGGATTGGTAGCCTTACGTCACTTAAAGAGCTTCAAATTTCCGATTGCCCCAAGCTGAAATCACTGCCAGAAGAGATCCGCTGCCTTAGCACTCTACAGACACTCAGAATCTCCTTGTGTAGACACTTGTCGGAAAGAAGCCAAATGGAAATAGGAGAAGACTGGCCCAAGATTTCTCATGTCCCAGAAATTTACATCAATGGTCAGCGACAGATTGCTGGTTATATGGACTCCTGTTCTTCTCTCTCATTCAAGTCCACCATCCACCATACATTTTAG